One stretch of Chryseobacterium fluminis DNA includes these proteins:
- a CDS encoding manganese catalase family protein has translation MFYHSQNLINPIVPDEPDPSAANALQEGLGGQFGEMRTMMQFLFQSFNFRGNATPYMDLIQGVGIEEISHVELITKTISQLLDGSARFQEDQFGSSDEEGSVALNMAKEQQNPHHYIMGAQSALPVDAAGNPWSGSYVHNHGNLVLDLMDNLVLEATGRIQKSRIYQMSSNKTLRATIAFLIVRDEAHQAAFAKALEKLGVDWGKILPAPKFDSSQFPEVRRLMDLGLHREQYTFRLDGSMMEQIFSGPSPFNDGTQLTTLKEPRESFPIPQAPERPEEFAPGLDAELQALADAFTEFKESGGKTNQNIGINGTKDE, from the coding sequence ATGTTTTACCATTCACAAAATTTGATCAACCCTATTGTACCAGACGAACCGGATCCATCAGCAGCTAATGCTTTGCAGGAAGGATTGGGAGGCCAGTTCGGCGAAATGCGTACCATGATGCAGTTCCTGTTCCAAAGCTTTAATTTCCGGGGGAATGCTACCCCCTATATGGATCTGATTCAGGGAGTAGGTATTGAGGAAATTTCCCATGTGGAACTGATAACAAAAACGATTTCACAGTTATTGGACGGGTCCGCGAGATTCCAGGAAGACCAGTTCGGATCATCCGACGAGGAGGGCAGTGTAGCTCTTAATATGGCGAAAGAACAGCAAAACCCGCATCATTACATTATGGGAGCTCAGTCGGCATTACCGGTAGACGCTGCCGGGAATCCGTGGAGTGGAAGCTATGTTCATAACCACGGAAACCTCGTGCTGGATCTTATGGATAACCTGGTACTTGAAGCTACCGGAAGAATCCAGAAGAGCCGGATTTATCAGATGAGCAGCAATAAAACCTTGCGTGCCACCATCGCATTCCTTATTGTGCGTGATGAAGCTCATCAGGCGGCTTTTGCGAAGGCATTGGAGAAACTGGGTGTCGATTGGGGTAAGATTCTGCCTGCTCCTAAATTCGACTCTTCACAGTTTCCGGAAGTGAGAAGATTAATGGATCTCGGACTGCACAGAGAGCAGTACACTTTCCGATTAGACGGATCGATGATGGAACAGATTTTCAGCGGCCCATCGCCTTTTAATGATGGTACCCAACTTACCACGTTGAAAGAACCCCGTGAATCATTCCCAATCCCGCAGGCACCGGAACGTCCTGAAGAATTTGCTCCAGGGCTCGATGCGGAATTACAGGCTTTAGCGGATGCCTTTACGGAATTTAAGGAATCCGGAGGTAAAACAAACCAGAATATTGGCATTAACGGAACTAAAGATGAATAG
- a CDS encoding HvfX family Cu-binding RiPP maturation protein gives MINPPHKIQHIVLLTIRFVLAYGFFKPALMKITNIHSIADWFTSINIPFPALSAYITAGTESIGVIFLTLGLFTRWISIPLIITMTVAIVTVHLENGFEAGENGFEIPLYYIIMLVTLFSFGGGKYSLDQFLKSN, from the coding sequence ATGATTAATCCGCCTCATAAAATACAACACATTGTACTGCTCACCATACGCTTCGTCCTGGCCTACGGATTTTTCAAACCAGCCTTGATGAAAATAACCAATATCCATAGTATTGCCGACTGGTTTACAAGTATTAACATCCCCTTTCCTGCCCTCAGTGCCTACATAACGGCAGGAACAGAAAGTATCGGCGTTATTTTCCTTACACTCGGATTGTTCACGAGATGGATTTCTATCCCTCTGATCATAACAATGACTGTTGCCATTGTTACGGTACATCTCGAGAATGGCTTTGAAGCCGGAGAAAACGGTTTCGAAATTCCGTTATACTATATCATAATGCTTGTGACACTTTTTAGTTTCGGCGGTGGAAAATACAGTTTAGACCAGTTCTTAAAATCGAATTGA
- a CDS encoding SDR family NAD(P)-dependent oxidoreductase, with protein sequence MSKLTDKTAVVTGASKGIGAAIARHFAAAGAKVVVNYASSKEDADKVVKSITDDGGAAVAIQGDVSKKEEVIRLFEETKNTFGGLDILVNNAGIYDYLPVEQITEESFHRQFNINVLGSIFTIQESLKLFGEKGGNIINISSGASKSPLPTGSVYSATKTALDALTVSLSKEFSGRNIRINSILPGIVETEGSSAAGFIGSEAEAKFVANTPLGRTGQPDDIAKAVVFIASDDAGWITGELISVSGGVFGF encoded by the coding sequence ATGAGTAAGCTTACAGACAAAACAGCCGTAGTAACGGGAGCGTCAAAAGGAATCGGGGCAGCTATTGCCAGACATTTTGCAGCAGCAGGTGCAAAGGTCGTCGTCAATTATGCATCCAGTAAAGAGGATGCTGATAAAGTGGTCAAATCCATTACCGATGATGGTGGAGCAGCTGTTGCCATACAGGGAGACGTTTCGAAAAAAGAAGAAGTGATCAGACTTTTTGAGGAAACAAAAAACACATTCGGAGGACTGGATATATTGGTAAACAATGCGGGAATTTATGATTACCTTCCGGTAGAACAGATCACGGAAGAATCCTTTCATCGTCAGTTCAACATTAATGTTTTAGGATCTATTTTCACGATTCAGGAATCTTTAAAATTATTTGGTGAGAAAGGTGGGAATATTATTAATATCAGTTCAGGTGCCAGCAAATCCCCGCTTCCGACCGGCTCGGTATATTCCGCAACAAAAACGGCGCTGGATGCTTTAACGGTTTCGTTATCTAAAGAATTCAGCGGGAGAAATATCCGCATCAATTCTATTTTACCGGGTATCGTAGAAACAGAGGGATCCAGCGCTGCCGGATTTATCGGAAGTGAGGCAGAAGCAAAATTCGTTGCCAATACACCGTTAGGACGTACAGGTCAGCCCGATGATATTGCCAAAGCAGTCGTATTCATTGCTTCGGATGATGCAGGATGGATCACCGGGGAGCTTATTTCCGTGTCAGGAGGAGTCTTTGGATTTTAA
- a CDS encoding HvfC/BufC N-terminal domain-containing protein, whose product MSYRKNNKTFSLQTDLALYCRTGMNEPETTIQQHTVHYRRLVYNVIKDTLSTAFPLTRRLIGKKRWKKMMFHFFKNHKCQTPQVWKLPKEFSDYFQKEEFPFKKVFPFLKTLLQYEWLEIEVFMMEDLPVDEFRTEKKSADDIIIPNPEIRILCAEYPVHLKNIKEITEEDRGQYFISIHRDFYSKQVMFNDLTYPVVEIILKANEDYSTGNDFIKLLSRYDKDIQKSTSFYTDFEQFALQNNIFLGFRDKTT is encoded by the coding sequence ATGTCGTACAGAAAGAACAATAAAACATTTTCTCTGCAGACAGATCTCGCCCTGTATTGCAGGACCGGAATGAATGAGCCGGAAACTACCATTCAGCAGCATACGGTTCATTACAGAAGACTCGTGTATAATGTTATAAAGGATACGCTCAGCACGGCATTCCCTTTGACCAGAAGGCTTATCGGAAAAAAAAGATGGAAAAAAATGATGTTTCATTTCTTTAAAAACCATAAATGTCAGACTCCACAGGTATGGAAGCTGCCAAAAGAATTTTCAGACTACTTTCAGAAAGAGGAATTTCCTTTTAAAAAGGTTTTCCCGTTTCTTAAAACCCTGCTGCAGTATGAATGGCTGGAAATCGAAGTGTTTATGATGGAAGATCTGCCGGTAGATGAATTCAGGACAGAAAAAAAGTCTGCAGATGACATTATTATTCCCAATCCTGAAATCAGAATTCTATGCGCCGAATACCCTGTTCATCTGAAAAATATCAAGGAAATTACAGAAGAAGACCGGGGACAGTATTTTATTTCTATTCACAGGGATTTTTACTCCAAACAGGTAATGTTTAACGATCTTACCTATCCGGTTGTGGAAATTATCCTGAAAGCTAACGAAGACTACTCCACCGGTAATGACTTCATTAAATTACTTTCCAGATATGATAAAGACATTCAAAAATCAACTTCCTTTTATACAGATTTTGAGCAATTCGCACTACAAAACAATATTTTTTTAGGCTTTCGGGATAAAACAACATAA
- a CDS encoding winged helix-turn-helix transcriptional regulator, whose amino-acid sequence MVTTECINREEKQHKKEMMAVQDSMDVLSGKWKISILSSVCYYNKRRFSDILNDVEGISNKMLSKELKELEINKLVKRTVLDTHPVTVQYELTAHGLTLKTIINNLVDWGIQHRREIIGS is encoded by the coding sequence ATGGTAACTACAGAATGCATCAACCGTGAAGAAAAACAGCATAAGAAAGAAATGATGGCCGTTCAGGATTCCATGGACGTACTGAGTGGAAAATGGAAAATTTCCATTCTTTCTTCCGTGTGCTACTACAATAAAAGAAGATTTTCAGATATTCTGAATGATGTGGAAGGCATTTCAAATAAGATGCTTAGCAAAGAACTGAAAGAACTTGAAATCAATAAACTGGTTAAGAGAACGGTCCTGGATACTCATCCTGTTACTGTTCAGTACGAACTTACGGCACACGGTTTGACATTAAAAACCATCATTAACAACCTGGTAGATTGGGGAATTCAGCACCGAAGAGAAATTATCGGAAGTTAG